A single genomic interval of Syntrophaceae bacterium harbors:
- a CDS encoding methyl-accepting chemotaxis protein, giving the protein MIVIPLSLSGAISWWKADRALTEASQSMLQEISEGAGNLVRVIVDKELKLARELAARPDTIQAAEKQSASFSEVLKHFAAVSGDYQVVYGLDPSGRGFADSHGGKNIGIDLGDRDYFKKAKAEMKPVVGDMVLAKTTGKPVLPFCVPIVKDGKFLGAIATIMTTDALSARFAEIKVGKTGYASVINREGMVMIHPKAEAVFKLDVSKLEEMRDLWALVQSQKPGFAGYTYGGRKKIAAVSPVQVNGWAALSVMDLDEAVSGAHEIRNVLALTGAFLLVLSVGLTLLFARGIADPVARAASEIHEAAAQVSSAASQVASSSQHLAEGASEQASSLEETAASMEEMSSMTRQNADNSQSADALMGSTKAAVEKAEASMRELVRSMDAISKASEETGKIIKTIDEIAFQTNLLALNAAVEAARAGEAGAGFAVVASEVRNLAMRAAESAKLTATLIESTASRVKEGSALVSKTTDAFAELNRNAVKVSGLVAEIAAASQEQARGIDQVSSAITEMDKVVQQTAANAEESASASEELNAQAGQMQAVAETLMRIVAGSVAGDAAAKPASAATSLAAKIAGTIGIGKTKKAEEAVPPLRDGGFKDF; this is encoded by the coding sequence ATGATCGTGATCCCCCTGTCGCTCAGCGGGGCGATCTCCTGGTGGAAGGCCGACCGGGCCCTGACGGAGGCCAGCCAGTCGATGCTGCAGGAGATATCCGAGGGGGCGGGCAACCTGGTGCGTGTCATCGTGGACAAGGAACTCAAGCTGGCCCGTGAACTCGCCGCAAGGCCCGACACGATCCAGGCCGCCGAGAAGCAGAGCGCGTCGTTCAGCGAGGTGCTCAAGCACTTCGCGGCCGTCAGCGGCGACTACCAGGTCGTCTACGGCCTCGACCCCTCGGGCCGCGGTTTTGCCGACTCCCACGGCGGGAAGAACATCGGCATCGACCTCGGGGACCGGGATTACTTCAAGAAGGCCAAGGCCGAGATGAAGCCCGTCGTGGGCGACATGGTCCTGGCGAAGACGACAGGCAAGCCCGTCCTGCCCTTCTGCGTGCCCATCGTGAAGGACGGCAAGTTCCTGGGCGCCATCGCCACGATCATGACGACCGATGCCCTGTCGGCCCGGTTCGCCGAGATCAAGGTCGGCAAGACGGGCTACGCCAGCGTCATCAACCGCGAGGGGATGGTGATGATCCACCCGAAGGCCGAGGCCGTCTTCAAGCTCGACGTGAGCAAGCTCGAGGAGATGAGGGACCTCTGGGCCCTCGTGCAGTCGCAGAAGCCGGGTTTCGCGGGTTACACCTACGGCGGGCGGAAGAAGATCGCCGCCGTCAGCCCCGTCCAGGTCAACGGCTGGGCGGCCCTGTCCGTCATGGACCTCGACGAAGCCGTGAGCGGGGCGCATGAGATCCGCAACGTCCTCGCGCTGACCGGCGCCTTCCTCCTGGTCCTCTCGGTCGGCCTCACCCTGCTGTTCGCCCGGGGGATCGCAGACCCGGTGGCCCGCGCCGCCTCGGAGATCCACGAGGCCGCAGCGCAGGTGTCCTCCGCGGCCTCCCAGGTGGCCTCCTCCAGCCAGCATCTGGCCGAAGGGGCCTCGGAGCAGGCCTCTTCCCTCGAGGAGACCGCAGCGTCGATGGAGGAGATGTCGTCCATGACCAGGCAGAACGCCGACAACTCGCAGAGCGCCGACGCGCTGATGGGCTCCACGAAAGCCGCCGTGGAGAAGGCCGAGGCCTCGATGCGGGAGCTGGTGCGCTCCATGGACGCGATCAGCAAGGCCAGCGAGGAGACGGGCAAGATCATCAAGACGATCGACGAGATCGCCTTCCAGACCAATCTCCTGGCCCTCAACGCCGCCGTCGAGGCCGCGCGGGCCGGCGAGGCCGGGGCGGGATTCGCCGTGGTGGCCAGCGAGGTGCGCAACCTGGCCATGCGGGCCGCCGAGTCGGCCAAGCTGACCGCCACCCTGATCGAGAGCACGGCGAGCCGGGTGAAGGAAGGTTCGGCCCTGGTGTCAAAGACGACCGACGCCTTCGCCGAGCTGAACCGCAACGCGGTGAAGGTCTCCGGGCTGGTCGCGGAAATCGCCGCCGCCTCGCAGGAGCAGGCCCGCGGCATCGACCAGGTGAGCAGCGCGATCACCGAGATGGACAAAGTCGTTCAGCAGACGGCGGCCAACGCCGAGGAGTCCGCCTCCGCCTCGGAGGAGCTCAATGCCCAGGCGGGCCAGATGCAGGCCGTGGCCGAGACCCTGATGCGGATCGTCGCCGGCTCGGTGGCGGGTGATGCGGCGGCGAAGCCCGCCAGCGCCGCCACAAGCCTTGCGGCGAAGATCGCCGGCACAATCGGAATCGGCAAGACGAAAAAGGCCGAAGAGGCCGTTCCGCCGCTGCGCGACGGCGGCTTCAAGGATTTCTAG
- a CDS encoding mechanosensitive ion channel has translation MGFVRTRLAGVGLVLLTAVLIAASAAAAEKAGPAAAAKGAPPADAETTYDDPLGRSTPQGAVVGFLKAMKREDYERAVEYLDTRQTGKRAEQLARELSTILNEAMTTVTTALSVNPQGNLQDSPLANREIVGTVKTRSGEYKIQLERVQRENNPPIWLFASETLKLVPKIHEEVDIPWLERYLPAALTETRIADQPLYVWLLPLAVLPLAVLLGWLFTRAILALVREPMRKRLGEEAMDKFAGIGKPLMLLFLSGAVYIISYSSTSLLTRLFWTFLASTMAVFGLTWLLLYVIDAVAGAVERRRPEAANAVIRLSATLLKALAVIVGLVVVFYYFAGINLTAVVAGLGIGGIAVAFAAQKTIENFLGGLFLVWDKPIRLGDYCRTGEHAGTVEHIGLRSTQIRTLNRTVVSIPNGQLSSVSVENFSLRDRFLFRHTLNLRYETTADQLRYVLTSIRELLYRHPKVDASTARVRFVAFGQSSLDLEIFAYVLETEVAAFLAVQEDLLLRIMDLVEASGSGFAFPSRTLYMAKDAGLDAEKQRAAAETVRQWRREGELPFPDHRPVKVSQLEGTLDYPPEGSALLQKKPDETQA, from the coding sequence ATGGGTTTTGTTCGAACCCGGCTCGCCGGAGTTGGTCTGGTACTGCTGACAGCCGTCCTGATCGCGGCGTCGGCCGCGGCCGCAGAGAAGGCCGGTCCCGCAGCGGCGGCCAAGGGTGCCCCTCCCGCCGACGCCGAGACCACCTACGACGACCCCCTGGGGCGCAGCACGCCGCAGGGCGCCGTCGTCGGCTTCCTGAAGGCCATGAAGCGCGAGGACTACGAGCGGGCCGTCGAATACCTCGACACCCGGCAGACGGGGAAGCGTGCCGAGCAGCTCGCCCGGGAGCTCAGCACCATCCTCAACGAGGCGATGACGACCGTCACGACCGCGCTCAGCGTCAATCCCCAAGGGAATCTCCAGGACAGCCCCCTGGCCAACCGCGAGATCGTGGGCACCGTCAAGACAAGGAGCGGGGAGTACAAGATCCAGCTCGAGCGCGTCCAGAGGGAAAACAACCCCCCGATCTGGCTCTTTGCCTCGGAGACGCTGAAGCTCGTGCCGAAGATCCACGAGGAGGTGGACATCCCCTGGCTCGAGCGGTACCTGCCCGCGGCGCTCACGGAGACCCGAATCGCCGATCAGCCGCTGTACGTGTGGCTTCTTCCCCTCGCGGTTCTTCCCCTGGCGGTTCTTCTTGGCTGGCTCTTCACGAGGGCGATTCTTGCTTTGGTCCGCGAGCCGATGCGCAAGCGCCTCGGCGAGGAGGCGATGGACAAGTTCGCAGGGATCGGGAAGCCCCTGATGCTCCTTTTCTTGTCGGGTGCGGTGTACATCATCTCTTACAGCTCGACCTCGCTCCTCACACGGCTGTTCTGGACGTTCCTGGCCTCGACGATGGCCGTCTTCGGCCTGACGTGGCTTCTGCTCTACGTGATCGACGCGGTCGCGGGGGCCGTCGAACGGCGCAGGCCGGAGGCCGCCAACGCGGTCATCCGCCTTTCGGCGACGCTGCTGAAGGCCCTGGCCGTCATCGTGGGACTCGTGGTCGTCTTCTATTACTTTGCGGGCATCAACCTCACGGCCGTGGTGGCCGGCCTCGGCATCGGCGGCATCGCCGTGGCCTTTGCCGCCCAGAAGACGATCGAGAACTTCCTGGGCGGGCTGTTCCTCGTCTGGGACAAGCCCATCCGGCTGGGCGATTACTGCAGGACCGGCGAGCACGCCGGCACCGTCGAGCACATCGGCCTGCGGTCGACACAGATCCGGACGCTCAACCGAACCGTCGTCTCCATCCCCAACGGGCAGCTCTCGTCGGTGAGCGTCGAGAACTTCTCCCTGCGGGACCGGTTCCTCTTCCGGCACACCCTGAATCTGCGCTACGAAACCACGGCGGACCAGCTCCGCTATGTCCTGACGTCAATCCGCGAACTGCTGTACCGGCACCCCAAGGTGGACGCCTCGACGGCCCGCGTCCGCTTTGTCGCCTTCGGGCAGTCCTCGCTCGACCTGGAGATCTTCGCCTACGTCCTCGAGACCGAGGTTGCGGCCTTTCTCGCCGTCCAGGAGGACCTGCTGCTGCGGATCATGGACCTCGTCGAGGCGAGCGGCAGCGGCTTCGCCTTCCCCTCGCGGACCCTCTACATGGCGAAGGACGCGGGGCTCGACGCGGAGAAGCAGCGGGCGGCCGCCGAGACCGTCAGGCAATGGAGGCGCGAGGGCGAGCTTCCCTTTCCGGACCACCGTCCCGTGAAGGTCTCGCAGCTCGAGGGCACGCTGGACTACCCGCCCGAGGGCTCGGCGCTGCTGCAGAAGAAGCCGGACGAGACGCAGGCGTGA